One window from the genome of Streptococcus parasanguinis encodes:
- a CDS encoding DUF1958 domain-containing protein — protein sequence MIKKYLIHICLLLSLLCQPILASADELVDMAQKMYPNDNVQAINRPHSSLIIDGNTGNVLWKDNIDEVRDPASMSKLMTLYLLFEDMANGKISKDTVIKATASDQAIGKIYEISNNNIVAGVDYTIPELITMTVVPSSNVSTLMLANLMSNNDPDAFIERMNAKAKELGMTNTVWNNPSGAAISTLQGYYQVNNYPNDAANQTTARDLGILVYHFINQYPDILNYTNQAQVTVKKGTPYEETFDTYNYSLPGAKYALKGVDGLKTGSSPRGAFNYIATIKRGNQRLIAVIMGVGDWADQDGEYYRHPFGNALIEKAYKDFGYKKLLDAGVQKIDGKTYTLEKPFYATVKKGAKEPTLAVKDGYLTVDNDLYTLSEGIRDDMKVEEGAKPELVKETASGKKTTAKHSKWLSLDHFLILIPILILVIILSIEKQSRERRKKEAQKRYNKEQNKT from the coding sequence ATGATAAAAAAATATTTGATCCATATTTGCCTCCTTCTGAGTCTCTTATGCCAGCCAATTCTAGCGAGTGCGGATGAATTGGTAGATATGGCGCAAAAGATGTATCCAAATGACAATGTCCAAGCCATTAACCGTCCACATTCTTCGCTTATTATTGACGGAAATACGGGCAATGTTCTTTGGAAAGACAATATCGATGAAGTCAGAGATCCTGCCAGCATGAGTAAGCTCATGACGCTCTATCTCTTGTTTGAAGATATGGCAAATGGCAAGATCAGTAAGGATACAGTGATCAAGGCGACCGCTTCAGACCAAGCGATCGGAAAGATCTATGAGATCTCCAACAATAATATTGTTGCTGGGGTAGACTACACAATTCCTGAGTTGATTACCATGACAGTGGTTCCATCCTCAAATGTATCGACCCTCATGTTGGCCAATCTCATGTCCAACAATGATCCAGATGCCTTTATCGAGCGCATGAATGCCAAGGCTAAGGAATTAGGGATGACCAATACGGTCTGGAATAACCCGAGTGGGGCGGCCATCTCCACCTTGCAGGGCTACTATCAGGTCAACAATTATCCAAATGATGCGGCCAACCAGACAACTGCGCGTGATTTAGGGATTCTGGTTTATCATTTTATCAATCAATACCCAGATATTTTAAACTATACCAATCAAGCACAAGTCACGGTCAAAAAAGGGACTCCATATGAGGAAACCTTTGATACCTACAATTATTCATTGCCAGGAGCCAAGTATGCCTTGAAAGGTGTGGATGGTTTGAAAACTGGTTCAAGCCCTCGTGGAGCTTTCAACTATATCGCGACCATCAAACGGGGCAATCAGCGCTTAATTGCTGTCATTATGGGCGTAGGAGATTGGGCAGACCAAGATGGGGAATATTACCGTCACCCGTTTGGCAATGCCTTGATCGAAAAAGCCTATAAAGATTTTGGCTATAAAAAATTGTTAGATGCAGGTGTCCAGAAGATTGACGGCAAGACCTATACACTTGAAAAACCCTTCTATGCAACGGTTAAAAAAGGGGCTAAAGAACCGACCCTTGCGGTAAAAGATGGCTATCTGACAGTAGATAATGATCTCTACACCTTGTCTGAAGGTATCCGAGATGATATGAAGGTGGAAGAAGGAGCCAAGCCAGAGCTTGTCAAAGAAACAGCAAGTGGGAAAAAGACAACGGCTAAGCACAGTAAATGGCTTTCGCTAGATCACTTCCTGATCTTGATTCCCATTCTTATTCTTGTCATCATTCTCTCGATTGAAAAACAAAGTCGTGAGAGACGCAAAAAAGAGGCTCAAAAGCGCTATAATAAAGAACAAAATAAAACCTAA
- a CDS encoding glucosamine-6-phosphate deaminase: MKIIEVKDQIEGGKVAFDILKETLKEGAQTLGLATGSSPLEFYKQIRESDLDLSNLISVNLDEYVGLTGDDPQSYRYFMEKNLFDAKPFKESYLPSGVEESADQEVIRYNKILEDHPVDLQILGIGRNGHIGFNEPGTSFDSQTHLVQLDASTIEANSRFFDKIEDVPTQAISMGIANILAAKSIVLFAYGESKAQAIKGTVEGERTEKVPASALQGHPNVTIIADKEALSLLSR; this comes from the coding sequence ATGAAAATTATTGAAGTAAAGGACCAAATTGAGGGTGGAAAAGTTGCCTTTGATATATTGAAAGAAACTTTAAAGGAAGGTGCTCAAACCTTAGGTCTTGCGACTGGAAGCAGTCCCCTTGAGTTTTATAAACAAATTCGTGAAAGTGATTTGGATCTGTCTAATCTAATCAGTGTGAACTTAGATGAATACGTAGGGTTGACGGGAGATGATCCTCAATCTTATCGGTATTTCATGGAGAAAAACCTCTTTGATGCCAAACCATTCAAAGAAAGTTATCTCCCATCAGGTGTAGAAGAATCTGCCGATCAAGAAGTGATCCGTTATAACAAAATACTCGAAGACCATCCAGTGGATCTTCAAATCTTGGGAATCGGACGCAATGGGCATATCGGTTTTAATGAGCCAGGGACATCCTTTGATAGTCAGACCCACTTAGTTCAGTTGGATGCCTCTACCATTGAGGCCAATTCTCGTTTCTTTGATAAGATCGAAGATGTACCAACCCAAGCCATTTCGATGGGGATTGCCAATATCTTAGCTGCGAAATCAATTGTCTTGTTTGCTTATGGGGAATCAAAAGCCCAAGCAATCAAAGGTACAGTAGAGGGTGAAAGGACAGAAAAAGTGCCAGCTAGTGCCCTTCAAGGACATCCAAATGTGACCATTATTGCGGATAAGGAAGCCTTGAGCTTGTTAAGTCGATAA
- the queA gene encoding tRNA preQ1(34) S-adenosylmethionine ribosyltransferase-isomerase QueA, producing the protein MNTNDFDFDLPEELIAQTPLEKRDASKLLILDRKTGQFQDRHFDAILDELEPGDALVMNNTRVLPARLHGVKPETGGHVEFLLLKNTQDDCWEVLAKPAKRLKVGATVSFGDGRLTATVEEELEHGGRIVRFHYQGIFLEVLESLGEMPLPPYIHEKLADRERYQTVYAKENGSAAAPTAGLHFTQELLQKIEAKGVHLVYLTLHVGLGTFRPVSVDNLEDHEMHSEFYQLSEEAAATLRQVKAAGKRIVAVGTTSIRTLETIGNKFDGDIQADSGWTNIFIKPGYEWKVVDAFSTNFHLPKSTLVMLVSAFAGRELTLEAYHHAIQERYRFFSFGDAMFIK; encoded by the coding sequence ATGAATACTAACGACTTTGACTTTGATTTGCCTGAAGAACTGATTGCTCAAACCCCTCTTGAAAAACGAGATGCCTCTAAACTCTTGATCCTCGATCGAAAAACAGGGCAATTCCAAGACCGTCATTTTGATGCAATTTTGGATGAATTGGAGCCAGGAGATGCTCTTGTCATGAACAATACGCGCGTTCTACCTGCCCGTCTTCATGGAGTCAAACCAGAAACAGGTGGTCACGTCGAATTCCTTCTCCTTAAAAATACGCAAGATGACTGTTGGGAAGTCTTGGCAAAACCTGCAAAACGCTTAAAGGTCGGGGCCACAGTCAGCTTCGGAGATGGTCGTTTGACCGCAACTGTCGAGGAAGAATTAGAGCACGGAGGCCGTATCGTTCGCTTCCACTACCAAGGGATCTTTTTAGAAGTTTTGGAAAGCCTTGGTGAAATGCCACTTCCTCCCTATATTCACGAAAAGCTTGCTGACCGCGAGCGCTACCAAACTGTTTACGCCAAAGAAAATGGTTCTGCTGCAGCTCCAACGGCAGGTCTTCATTTCACCCAAGAATTGCTCCAAAAGATTGAAGCAAAGGGTGTTCATCTTGTTTACTTGACCCTTCATGTAGGCCTAGGAACCTTCCGTCCAGTATCCGTGGACAATCTTGAAGACCATGAGATGCACTCTGAATTTTACCAACTTTCTGAAGAGGCTGCTGCGACCCTTCGTCAGGTAAAAGCTGCAGGAAAACGCATCGTGGCCGTCGGAACGACTTCTATTCGAACCCTTGAAACGATTGGCAATAAATTTGATGGAGATATCCAAGCCGATTCAGGTTGGACCAATATCTTTATCAAACCAGGTTATGAATGGAAAGTCGTCGATGCCTTTTCAACCAACTTCCACCTTCCAAAATCAACTCTGGTCATGTTGGTTTCTGCCTTTGCTGGCCGTGAATTAACCCTCGAAGCATACCACCATGCTATTCAAGAACGCTACCGTTTCTTCAGCTTTGGGGATGCCATGTTCATCAAGTAA
- a CDS encoding arginine repressor: MNKIESRHRLIRSIISERRIHTQQELQEALEANGVLVTQSTLSRDVKSLNLVKINEGDSSYYAMNTIAPSRWEKRLRMYMEDALVMLRPVQNQVVVKTLPGLAQSFGAILDALELQEIVATICGDDVCLVICEDNQGALDCFEKLKEFTPPFFFSK, encoded by the coding sequence ATGAATAAAATTGAAAGTCGCCACCGCTTGATCCGCTCGATCATTTCTGAGCGTAGGATTCATACCCAACAAGAACTCCAAGAAGCCTTAGAAGCCAATGGCGTTCTCGTTACCCAGTCCACCCTTTCACGGGATGTTAAATCCTTGAATTTGGTAAAAATTAACGAGGGGGATAGTTCCTACTATGCCATGAACACCATCGCTCCTTCCCGTTGGGAAAAGCGCCTGCGGATGTATATGGAAGATGCCTTAGTTATGTTACGGCCCGTTCAAAACCAGGTCGTTGTAAAAACTCTTCCAGGTCTGGCCCAATCCTTTGGAGCTATCTTAGATGCATTGGAACTTCAAGAAATTGTAGCCACCATCTGTGGAGATGATGTCTGTTTGGTTATCTGCGAAGACAACCAAGGAGCTTTGGATTGTTTTGAAAAATTAAAAGAATTCACCCCACCCTTCTTCTTTAGTAAATAA
- a CDS encoding dipeptidase has product MKNRIKDDVKEQFLNSLQTIISYPSVLNEGENGTPFGQAIQDVLEKTLEFAQELGFQTYIDPEGYYGYAEIGQGEELLAVLCHLDVVPAGDLKDWQTPPFEATVVGDYLVGRGVQDDKGPSLAALYAVKSLLDDGIQFTKRIRFIFGTDEETLWRCMNRYNQIEEQADLGFAPDSSFPLTYAEKGLLQVKLHGPGWDDLPLQAGQALNVVPDKATYAGHRLEELLPVLDQSGVQYSQTEDSVTVMGVSKHSKDAAEGVNAIVGLAESLSLIQPHPALLFIADAVGEDATGEALFGKITDEPSGDLSFNLATLVIDQEQSEIGIDIRIPVLADKDALVARLQEIAASYQLEYEEFDYLAPLYVPLDSPLVSSLMAVYQEETGDKTPAMSSGGATFARTMENCVAFGALFPGAEQTEHQANERAKIDDLYAAMEIYREAIQRLATK; this is encoded by the coding sequence ATGAAAAATAGAATAAAAGACGATGTAAAAGAGCAGTTTTTAAACTCTCTTCAAACCATCATTTCTTACCCTTCTGTGTTAAATGAAGGGGAAAATGGAACACCGTTTGGACAAGCTATCCAAGATGTCCTAGAAAAAACCTTAGAGTTTGCTCAAGAATTAGGTTTTCAAACATATATAGATCCTGAAGGATACTATGGATATGCAGAGATCGGTCAGGGGGAAGAACTCCTGGCCGTTCTTTGTCACTTGGATGTTGTTCCAGCCGGTGATCTAAAAGATTGGCAAACGCCACCCTTTGAAGCGACTGTTGTCGGTGACTATCTAGTAGGTCGTGGTGTGCAGGATGATAAGGGGCCGTCACTCGCTGCCCTCTATGCAGTTAAGAGTTTGCTGGATGATGGCATCCAGTTTACCAAACGAATCCGCTTTATCTTTGGGACGGATGAAGAAACCTTGTGGCGCTGTATGAACCGCTACAATCAAATTGAAGAACAAGCAGATCTTGGGTTTGCGCCAGATTCTTCTTTCCCATTAACCTATGCTGAAAAAGGCTTGTTACAAGTGAAATTGCATGGCCCAGGTTGGGATGATCTTCCTTTACAGGCTGGTCAGGCCCTCAATGTTGTTCCAGATAAAGCGACCTATGCAGGTCATCGTTTAGAAGAATTGCTTCCCGTTTTGGATCAAAGTGGGGTTCAGTATAGCCAAACAGAAGATTCTGTAACGGTTATGGGAGTTTCAAAGCACTCCAAAGATGCAGCCGAAGGAGTGAATGCCATTGTCGGTTTAGCGGAAAGTCTGTCCCTCATCCAACCCCACCCAGCCTTGCTCTTTATTGCAGATGCTGTTGGTGAGGATGCAACTGGAGAAGCCCTATTTGGAAAAATTACAGATGAACCAAGTGGGGATCTTTCCTTCAATCTTGCGACCCTTGTGATCGATCAAGAACAATCGGAAATCGGGATTGATATCCGGATCCCCGTCTTAGCAGACAAGGATGCCTTGGTAGCTCGTTTGCAAGAAATTGCAGCTAGTTATCAGTTGGAATATGAAGAGTTTGATTATTTAGCTCCTTTATATGTTCCTTTGGATAGTCCTTTAGTCAGCTCTTTGATGGCCGTCTACCAGGAAGAAACTGGTGATAAGACGCCAGCTATGTCTTCTGGTGGTGCGACATTTGCTCGGACCATGGAAAATTGTGTCGCTTTCGGCGCTCTTTTCCCAGGTGCAGAACAGACCGAGCACCAGGCCAATGAACGAGCAAAAATTGACGATCTCTACGCTGCGATGGAAATCTATCGAGAAGCCATTCAGCGACTAGCGACAAAATAA
- a CDS encoding YfcC family protein, whose protein sequence is MSEKAKKGFKMPSSYTVLLIIIAIMAVLTWIIPAGAFVDGVYKSQPQNPQGIWDVLMAPIRAMLGTTPEKGSLIKETSAAIDVAFFILMVGGFLGVVNETGMLDTGIASIVKKYKGREKMLILVLMPLFALGGTTYGMGEETMAFYPLLVPVMMAVGFDSLTGVAIILLGSQIGCLASTLNPFATGIASSTAGVGLGEGIILRLIFWVVLTGLSTWFVYKYADKIQKDPTKSLTYATRDEDMKFFNVGEDDENVNSTLTKKQKQVFVLFVLTFVLMVLSFIPWNDLHVTIFSDFNTWLTGLPVVGKIVGTSTQALGSWYFPEGAMLFAFMGILIGIVYGLKEEKIISSFMNGAADLLSVALIVAIARGIQVIMNNGMITDTILNWGKEGLSGLSSQVFIVLTYIFYLPMSFLIPSSSGLASATMGIMAPLGEFVHVRPSLIITAYQSASGVLNLIAPTSGIVMGALALGRINIATWWKFMAKLVVAIIVVTIVLLLLGTFVTFL, encoded by the coding sequence ATGAGTGAAAAAGCTAAAAAAGGGTTTAAGATGCCTTCATCTTATACCGTATTGTTGATCATCATTGCTATTATGGCAGTGTTGACTTGGATTATCCCAGCTGGAGCTTTTGTGGATGGTGTTTATAAGTCACAACCGCAAAATCCTCAAGGGATTTGGGATGTCTTGATGGCTCCTATTCGTGCCATGCTAGGAACAACACCTGAAAAAGGTTCGTTGATTAAAGAAACTAGTGCGGCGATTGATGTAGCCTTCTTCATCTTAATGGTTGGTGGTTTCCTTGGTGTTGTCAATGAAACTGGGATGCTAGACACTGGTATTGCTTCCATCGTGAAGAAATACAAAGGTCGCGAAAAAATGTTGATTTTGGTTCTTATGCCTTTGTTTGCTCTTGGTGGTACAACGTATGGTATGGGTGAAGAAACCATGGCTTTCTATCCTCTCCTTGTGCCAGTTATGATGGCCGTTGGATTTGATAGTTTGACTGGGGTAGCCATTATCTTGCTCGGTTCACAGATTGGATGTTTGGCATCTACCTTGAACCCATTTGCAACAGGTATCGCATCTTCAACTGCAGGTGTTGGTCTTGGTGAAGGTATCATCCTTCGTTTGATTTTCTGGGTTGTCTTAACTGGTCTTAGCACTTGGTTTGTTTACAAGTATGCAGATAAGATCCAAAAAGACCCAACCAAATCTCTCACCTATGCAACTCGTGATGAAGATATGAAATTCTTCAATGTTGGTGAGGATGATGAAAATGTTAATTCAACTCTTACAAAGAAACAAAAACAAGTCTTTGTACTCTTTGTTTTGACCTTTGTCTTGATGGTCTTGAGTTTCATTCCTTGGAATGATCTCCATGTTACTATTTTCAGTGACTTTAATACTTGGTTAACAGGCCTTCCAGTAGTTGGTAAGATTGTTGGTACTTCAACTCAAGCTCTCGGTTCATGGTACTTCCCTGAAGGAGCAATGCTCTTTGCCTTTATGGGTATTTTAATCGGTATTGTTTACGGATTGAAAGAAGAAAAAATTATTTCATCCTTCATGAATGGTGCAGCTGACCTCTTGAGTGTTGCTCTTATCGTAGCAATCGCTCGTGGTATCCAAGTCATCATGAACAACGGTATGATCACTGATACTATCTTGAACTGGGGTAAAGAAGGACTCAGTGGACTTTCATCTCAAGTTTTCATCGTCTTGACTTACATTTTCTACTTGCCAATGTCATTCTTGATCCCATCATCATCTGGTCTTGCCAGCGCGACAATGGGTATCATGGCTCCTCTTGGAGAATTCGTACATGTACGTCCTAGCTTGATCATCACTGCCTACCAATCAGCATCTGGTGTCTTGAACTTGATCGCACCAACTTCTGGTATTGTAATGGGAGCTCTTGCTCTTGGCCGCATCAACATTGCTACTTGGTGGAAATTCATGGCAAAACTTGTTGTTGCAATTATAGTAGTAACAATTGTTCTCCTTCTTCTTGGAACCTTCGTTACATTCTTATAA
- the arcC gene encoding carbamate kinase codes for MSRKIVVALGGNAILSSDPSAQAQQEALVETAKHLVKLIKNGDDLIITHGNGPQVGNLLLQHLAANSEKNPAFPLDSLVAMTEGSIGYWLQNALQNALHEEGIEKDVASVVTQVIVDKNDPAFVNLSKPIGPFYSEEEAKAEAEKSGATFKEDAGRGWRKVVASPKPVDIKEINTIRTLLNDGQVVVAAGGGGIPVVKEANGSLTGVEAVIDKDFASQRLAELVEADLFIVLTGVDYVFVNYNKPDQEKLEHVNVAQLEEYIKQDQFAPGSMLPKVEAAIAFVNGRPEGKAVITSLENLGALIESESGTIIQKD; via the coding sequence ATGTCAAGAAAAATCGTCGTTGCTTTGGGAGGAAATGCTATACTCTCATCTGATCCTTCTGCTCAAGCTCAACAAGAAGCACTTGTAGAAACAGCAAAACACTTAGTCAAATTAATCAAAAACGGGGATGACTTGATCATCACTCACGGAAATGGTCCTCAAGTAGGGAACCTCTTGCTCCAACACTTGGCAGCAAACTCTGAAAAGAACCCTGCTTTCCCACTTGATTCATTAGTTGCTATGACCGAAGGAAGCATTGGCTACTGGCTTCAAAATGCTCTTCAAAATGCTCTTCATGAAGAAGGAATCGAAAAAGATGTGGCTTCTGTTGTGACACAAGTCATTGTTGATAAGAACGACCCAGCTTTTGTCAACCTCAGCAAACCAATCGGTCCATTCTACTCAGAAGAAGAAGCAAAAGCAGAAGCTGAAAAATCAGGTGCAACTTTCAAAGAAGATGCTGGTCGTGGCTGGCGTAAAGTTGTGGCTTCACCAAAACCAGTGGATATCAAAGAAATCAATACCATCCGTACCTTGTTGAACGACGGACAAGTCGTTGTTGCTGCTGGTGGTGGCGGTATCCCAGTTGTGAAAGAAGCAAATGGTAGCTTGACTGGTGTTGAAGCTGTTATCGACAAAGACTTTGCATCACAACGTTTGGCTGAGTTAGTAGAAGCAGACCTCTTCATCGTTTTGACTGGTGTAGACTATGTCTTTGTAAACTACAACAAACCAGACCAAGAAAAATTGGAACATGTCAATGTCGCTCAATTGGAAGAGTACATCAAACAAGATCAATTTGCACCAGGAAGCATGCTTCCTAAAGTAGAAGCTGCGATTGCCTTTGTAAATGGTCGTCCAGAAGGAAAAGCAGTTATTACATCACTTGAAAACCTTGGAGCTTTGATTGAGTCTGAAAGTGGAACAATCATCCAAAAAGACTAA
- the argF gene encoding ornithine carbamoyltransferase encodes MTNSVFQGRSFLAEKDFTRAELEYLIGLSAHLKDLKKRNIEHHYLAGKNIALLFEKTSTRTRAAFTTAAIDLGAHPEYLGANDIQLGKKESTEDTAKVLGRMFDGIEFRGFSQRMVEELAEFSGVPVWNGLTDEWHPTQMLADYLTVQENFGRLEGLTLVYCGDGRNNVANSLLVTGAILGVNVHIFSPKELFPEKEIVELAEGFAKESGAHILITEDADEAVKGADVLYTDVWVSMGEEDKFAERVALLKPYQVNMDLIKKADNEDLIFLHCLPAFHDTNTVYGKDVAEKFGVEEMEVTDEVFRSKYARHFDQAENRMHTIKAVMAATLGNLYIPKV; translated from the coding sequence ATGACAAATTCAGTGTTCCAAGGACGTAGCTTCTTGGCAGAAAAAGACTTTACACGTGCAGAGTTAGAATACCTTATCGGACTTTCAGCTCACTTGAAAGACCTTAAAAAACGCAACATTGAACACCACTATCTTGCTGGTAAAAACATTGCGCTTTTGTTTGAAAAAACTTCAACTCGTACTCGTGCTGCCTTCACAACAGCAGCTATCGACCTTGGTGCTCACCCAGAATACTTAGGTGCAAACGACATCCAACTTGGTAAAAAAGAATCTACAGAAGATACTGCTAAAGTTCTTGGACGTATGTTTGACGGTATTGAATTCCGTGGTTTCAGCCAACGTATGGTTGAAGAATTGGCTGAATTCTCAGGTGTTCCAGTATGGAATGGTTTGACTGACGAATGGCACCCAACTCAAATGCTTGCAGACTACTTGACAGTTCAAGAAAACTTTGGACGTTTGGAAGGTTTGACACTTGTATACTGTGGTGATGGACGTAACAACGTTGCGAACAGCCTTCTTGTAACAGGTGCTATCCTTGGTGTGAACGTACACATCTTCTCACCAAAAGAACTCTTCCCAGAAAAAGAAATCGTTGAATTGGCAGAAGGATTTGCAAAAGAAAGTGGCGCTCATATCTTGATCACTGAAGATGCTGACGAAGCAGTGAAAGGTGCAGATGTACTTTACACTGACGTTTGGGTATCAATGGGTGAAGAAGACAAATTTGCAGAACGTGTTGCCCTTTTGAAACCTTACCAAGTAAATATGGATTTGATTAAGAAAGCTGATAACGAAGACTTGATCTTCTTGCACTGCTTGCCAGCCTTCCACGATACAAATACTGTTTACGGTAAAGATGTTGCTGAAAAATTCGGCGTAGAAGAAATGGAAGTTACTGACGAAGTGTTCCGCAGCAAATATGCTCGTCACTTTGACCAAGCTGAAAACCGTATGCACACTATCAAAGCGGTTATGGCAGCTACTCTTGGTAACTTGTATATTCCAAAAGTTTAA
- the arcA gene encoding arginine deiminase, with protein sequence MSTHPIHVFSEIGKLKKVCLHRPGKELENLMPDYLERLLFDDIPFLEDAQKEHDAFAEALRNEGIEVLYLEQLAAESLTSPEIRDQFIEEYLEEANIRGRQTKIAIRELLHSIEDNQELVEKTMEGVQKAELPEIPEEAKGLTDLVESDYPFAIDPMTNLYFTRDPFATIGNAVSLNHMYADTRNRETLYGKYIFKYHPVYGGKVELVYNREEDTRIEGGDELVLSKDVLAVGISQRTDAASIEKLLVNIFKKNVGFKKVLAFEFANNRKFMHLDTVFTMVDYDKFTIHPEIQGNLRVFSVTYENEQLKIVEEKGDLAELLAENLGVEKVTLIPCGGGNVVAAAREQWNDGSNTLTIAPGVVVVYDRNTVTNKKLEEYGLRLIKIRGSELVRGRGGPRCMSMPFEREEI encoded by the coding sequence ATGTCTACACACCCAATTCATGTTTTCTCAGAAATTGGAAAACTGAAAAAAGTTTGTTTGCACCGTCCAGGTAAAGAGTTGGAAAACTTGATGCCTGACTATCTTGAACGTCTTCTTTTTGATGATATTCCATTCTTGGAAGATGCTCAAAAAGAACACGACGCATTTGCTGAAGCACTTCGTAACGAAGGAATCGAAGTACTTTATCTTGAGCAGTTGGCTGCTGAATCATTGACTTCTCCAGAAATTCGTGATCAGTTCATCGAAGAATACCTTGAAGAAGCGAACATTCGTGGACGCCAAACAAAAATTGCGATCCGTGAATTGCTTCACAGCATTGAAGACAACCAAGAATTGGTTGAAAAAACAATGGAAGGGGTTCAAAAAGCTGAACTTCCAGAAATTCCTGAAGAAGCAAAAGGATTGACAGACCTTGTTGAATCTGACTATCCATTTGCTATCGACCCAATGACAAACTTGTACTTCACACGTGACCCATTTGCAACAATTGGTAATGCAGTATCATTGAACCACATGTACGCAGATACACGTAACCGTGAAACTTTGTATGGTAAATACATCTTCAAATACCACCCAGTTTACGGTGGAAAAGTTGAACTTGTCTACAACCGTGAAGAAGATACTCGTATCGAAGGTGGAGATGAGTTGGTACTTTCTAAAGATGTATTGGCAGTTGGTATCTCACAACGTACTGATGCTGCATCAATCGAAAAATTGTTGGTAAACATCTTCAAGAAGAACGTTGGCTTCAAGAAAGTATTGGCCTTCGAATTTGCGAACAACCGTAAATTCATGCACTTGGATACAGTATTCACAATGGTGGACTACGATAAATTCACAATCCACCCAGAAATCCAAGGTAACCTTCGCGTCTTCTCTGTAACTTATGAAAACGAACAATTGAAGATCGTTGAAGAAAAAGGTGATTTGGCTGAATTGCTTGCTGAAAACCTTGGTGTTGAAAAAGTTACATTGATTCCATGTGGAGGTGGCAACGTCGTTGCTGCTGCACGTGAACAATGGAACGACGGATCAAATACTCTTACAATCGCACCAGGTGTGGTAGTAGTATACGACCGTAACACTGTTACCAACAAGAAATTAGAAGAATACGGACTTCGTTTGATTAAGATCCGCGGAAGTGAATTGGTTCGCGGTCGTGGTGGACCTCGTTGTATGTCAATGCCATTTGAACGTGAAGAAATCTAA
- a CDS encoding Crp/Fnr family transcriptional regulator encodes MITKEDYQLLRSHPAFSALPVELFDKLAVEIHARDIPKGQILFYAGDRRERIFLLAKGFARIEQFDSSDQFSYMDYIKKGALFPYGGMFQDERYHYTASAVTDLRCFVIPVNLYELYAQESKEQLLFIMRKLSSILEFQELRLRNVVTASASERVIQSLAILCKDYEGLGNQLPFPISMKEMAKLAATTRETVNQVLKKLIDSHKIQYERKQLTFLDTAYFLKSFEEIN; translated from the coding sequence ATGATTACAAAGGAAGATTACCAGTTGCTCCGCTCGCATCCAGCCTTTTCTGCGCTACCAGTGGAGCTATTTGATAAATTAGCTGTTGAAATTCATGCCAGGGATATCCCTAAAGGACAAATTTTATTTTATGCAGGAGATAGGCGGGAGCGCATTTTTCTTCTGGCAAAAGGCTTTGCTCGTATTGAGCAATTTGATTCGTCTGACCAATTCTCCTATATGGATTATATTAAGAAGGGGGCTCTGTTCCCTTATGGTGGGATGTTCCAGGATGAGCGTTACCACTATACAGCTAGTGCGGTGACGGATTTGCGTTGTTTCGTGATTCCCGTCAATCTCTATGAATTATATGCCCAAGAGAGCAAGGAGCAGTTGCTCTTTATTATGAGAAAGCTCTCCTCCATCTTAGAATTTCAAGAGTTGCGCTTGCGCAATGTCGTGACAGCTAGTGCCAGTGAGCGCGTGATTCAATCCTTAGCCATTCTGTGCAAGGACTATGAAGGTCTAGGAAATCAGCTTCCATTTCCAATTAGTATGAAGGAAATGGCCAAATTAGCAGCCACAACTAGAGAAACCGTCAATCAAGTTTTAAAGAAACTCATCGATTCTCATAAGATCCAGTATGAGAGAAAACAACTAACTTTTCTAGATACAGCCTACTTTTTAAAAAGTTTTGAAGAGATCAACTAA